One window of Pyrus communis chromosome 12, drPyrComm1.1, whole genome shotgun sequence genomic DNA carries:
- the LOC137711608 gene encoding large ribosomal subunit protein eL43, whose translation MTKRTKKAGIVGKYGTRYGASLRKQIKKMEVSQHSKYFCEFCGKYAVKRKAVGIWGCKDCGKVKAGGAYTLNTASAVTVRSTIRRLREQTES comes from the exons Atg ACTAAGAGGACGAAGAAGGCCGGTATCGTTGGGAAATACG GAACCCGTTACGGTGCTAGTCTGCGTAAGCAGATTAAGAAAATGGAAGTCAGTCAGCACAGCAAGTATTTCTGTGAATTCTGTGGCAAG TATGCTGTGAAGAGAAAGGCTGTTGGAATCTGGGGATGCAAGGACTGTGGAAAAGTGAAGGCAGGCGGTGCCTACACCTTGAA CACTGCTAGTGCTGTGACGGTTAGGAGCACCATTAGGAGGCTGAGGGAGCAAACCGAGAGTTAA
- the LOC137709807 gene encoding phosphatidylinositol 4-phosphate 5-kinase 3-like, which translates to MNQTPSSLSHSPTLSSLHHHQIHFHRHSHTPFNFRPSSSSSFSSSHSFLCSASLAIIPFATRSLVLKLFRHFRCAHLLRVHCRLLILFFLPSLYFFTSSRRSFVLDFLSVIAFSAALLISLNVALPRFVSTRLSLSRSLPIKLCSSSRVSKPAQPVLWSIGSKPKLDKKPNSGSWVQVYSNKDVYEGEFDRGKCSGSGVYYYHMSGRYEGDWVDEKYDGYGVETWARGSRYRGQYRQGLRHGIGVYRFFTGDVYAGEWSNGQCHGCGIHTCEDGSRYVGEFKWGVKHGLGHYHFRNGDTYAGEYFADRMHGFGVYRFGNGHRYEGAWHEGRKQGLGMYTFRNGETQSGHWQNGVLDINNQPGSSYAANHAKVLNAVQEAQRAAERAYEVAKVDERVNRAVAIANKAAIAARVAAVKAVQKQLHPLQQ; encoded by the exons ATGAACCAAACACCTTCCAGTTTATCCCACTCTCCCACACTCTCctctctccaccaccaccagaTTCACTTCCACCGCCATAGCCACACTCCTTTCAATTTCcgcccttcttcttcttcttccttttcttcttcgcATTCGTTTCTGTGTTCCGCTTCACTCGCAATCATTCCCTTCGCCACACGATCACTGGTCCTGAAGCTTTTCCGCCATTTCCGCTGTGCGCATTTGCTCAGAGTCCACTGCCGCTTGCTTATCCTCTTCTTTTTGCCTTCCCTTTACTTCTTCACAAGTTCCCGCCGCTCTTTCGTTCTCGATTTCCTCTCTGTGATCGCTTTCTCGGCGGCCCTTTTGATTTCTCTCAACGTTGCACTTCCCCGTTTTGTTTCGACTCGGTTGTCTCTTTCCCGCTCTTTGCCAATCAAGCTTTGTTCGTCTTCCCGCGTCTCTAAGCCGGCTCAGCCTGTTCTTTGGTCAATTGGGTCGAAGCCCAAGTTGGACAAAAAGCCGAATTCGGGGTCTTGGGTGCAGGTTTATAGTAACAAGGATGTTTATGAGGGTGAATTTGATAGAGGGAAGTGTTCAGGAAGTGGGGTTTATTACTATCATATGAGTGGGAGGTATGAAGGTGATTGGGTGGATGAAAAGTATGATGGTTATGGTGTGGAAACTTGGGCCAGAGGTAGCCGGTATCGTGGGCAGTATAGGCAGGGCTTGAGGCATGGAATTGGGGTGTATAGGTTCTTCACTGGTGATGTTTATGCCGGAGAGTGGTCTAATGGGCAGTGTCATGGGTGTGGAATACATACTTGCGAGGATGGAAGCCGGTATGTTGGCGAGTTTAAGTGGGGTGTCAAACATGGACTTGGCCATTATCATTTCAG AAATGGTGACACATATGCTGGGGAATATTTTGCTGATAGGATGCATGGTTTTGGAGTATATCGGTTTGGGAACGGGCATCGATATGAAGGAGCCTGGCATGAAGGAAGAAAGCAGGGACTTGGTATGTACACTTTCAGAAATGGGGAAACACAATCTGGTCATTGGCAAAATGGGGTGCTAGATATAAACAACCAACCTGGATCTTCTTATGCTGCCAACCATGCCAAAGTGCTTAACGCAGTCCAG GAAGCACAAAGAGCTGCTGAGAGAGCATATGAAGTGGCCAAAGTAGATGAAAGGGTGAACCGAGCTGTAGCAATAGCTAATAAAGCAGCGATTGCTGCACGAGTTGCAGCTGTAAAGGCCGTGCAAAAACAATTACACCCATTACAACAATGA
- the LOC137711200 gene encoding probable serine/threonine-protein kinase PBL19 codes for MKCFFPFKEKHKSKIEVSQSAPELRNKSNSSNPALDRATKSSSSLPSPRSIPELYKEKEHNLRVFSFQELREATNGFSRSLKLGEGGFGRVYKAAIRPSDGGTGSPIWVAIKKLNPRSLQGHKQWLAEVQFLGVVNHPNLVKLLGYCCLDGERGIQRLLVYEFMPNRSLEDHLFNRALPALPWMTRLKIMLGAAQGLAYLHKGLEVQVIYRDFKSSNVLLDEEFRPKLSDFGLAREGPTGDRSHVSTSVVGTYGYAAPEYIKTGHLSTSSDLWSFGVVLYEILTGRRVLDKNRPISEQKLLYWVRQFPADSKRFSMVIDPLLRDQYSLTAAQNVAKLADSCLNNNAKDRPTMSQVVEVLEQALQDSQGSTNSFKRSFEVSTSKLAKRKPK; via the exons ATGAAGTGTTTCTTTCCCTTCAAGGAAAAACACAAGAGCAAAATAGAAGTATCGCAATCCGCTCCAGAATTGAGAAACAAAAGCAATTCAAGCAATCCGGCTTTGGATCGCGCGACAAAATCTTCGAGTTCATTGCCATCTCCAAGGAGCATACCAGAGTTGTACAAAGAAAAGGAGCATAATTTGAGAGTTTTCTCCTTCCAAGAGCTGAGGGAAGCAACAAATGGTTTCAGCAGGTCGCTTAAGCTCGGGGAAGGAGGTTTTGGGAGGGTTTATAAAGCAGCAATCAGGCCTTCCGATGGAGGAACGGGCAGTCCGATTTGGGTTGCCATCAAGAAGTTAAACCCTCGTAGTTTACag GGTCACAAGCAATGGCTTGCAGAAGTTCAATTTCTTGGCGTCGTAAATCACCCGAATTTGGTAAAACTTCTAGGGTACTGTTGTTTAGATGGAGAGAGAGGGATACAAAGGCTGTTGGTGTATGAATTTATGCCTAATAGAAGCTTAGAAGATCATCTTTTCAACAGGGCTTTGCCTGCATTGCCTTGGATGACAAGGTTAAAGATAATGCTTGGTGCTGCTCAAGGATTGGCTTATCTACATAAGGGACTCGAAGTCCAG GTAATATATCGAGATTTCAAATCTTCAAACGTGCTATTGGATGAGGAATTCAGGCCAAAGCTCTCAGACTTTGGGCTTGCTAGAGAAGGACCAACGGGTGACCGTTCTCATGTATCAACCTCG GTGGTGGGGACTTATGGATATGCAGCCCCAGAATATATAAAAACAGGCCATCTTTCAACCAGTAGTGACTTATGGAGTTTCGGTGTGGTACTGTACGAGATCCTAACAGGCAGGCGTGTCTTAGACAAGAACCGCCCCATATCAGAACAGAAGCTTCTTTACTGGGTTAGACAGTTCCCCGCTGACAGTAAAAGGTTCAGCATGGTAATAGATCCCCTCCTGAGAGACCAGTATTCTCTTACTGCAGCTCAGAATGTTGCCAAGTTGGCCGATAGCTGTCTGAACAATAACGCAAAGGACCGGCCAACCATGAGTCAGGTGGTAGAGGTGTTAGAGCAAGCTCTACAAGATTCACAAGGGAGCACCAATTCTTTTAAGAGAAGTTTTGAGGTCTCTACATCTAAATTGGCGAAGCGGAAACCCAAGTAG